TCTGTCTAGCACGTCTGAGATCCCTGAGTCTCTTTGTTAGAGGGATAGAGCTACTTTTCCTATAAGGGTGTGGGGGGGCCTACTGTGAGCCGTCACTTGGGTAGTCACAGCTGGCCAGTGCAGGAGCCAAGGCCACAATGCAGGGCTTCTGCTCCCAAACCAATGTCCTTTCCCTCTGCTGTCAAGACATGTACCCATGTCTACCCTTCCTCAGGCACCCTATGTGATTGGCACACTTGAGTTTTCCTCAATGTAGAGGCCTGAGGAAGCATAGCTCACAGCAGAGCCAAGGGGTTCCTGACTCAGTAGTGTTACAAGTGTTCCAGGAGTGCCCTGGGGTCTTGTGGATAGGTTAGGAGGGAAGGGGACCAGGCTCCTGGGATCTGGGCACCACAGCCTGTTCCAGCTGCAGTAGCTCTTTTATGTGGTTATTCTTTCTGGTCAGAATTCATTTGAATGAATAaccttaaggatttttttttaaaggagtgggCTTTACATGTAGTTCTATGGTAAAGCATGTATGTAGCATATTTCGGACCTAAGCAttggaggaggatgaagagaaaggaggaggtgTGAAAATCTCAGGTCTAGATGGGCCTGCTCAGAGAGCCCAAGGGCCAGCAGGGCCAAGTCACAGTATTTACCAGGTCGCCTGGTTCCCCTCCTTATGTCTCTCACAGTGTTGTGTAAATTATACCTTACAGAAAGCATAACATAtagagacattttaaaaatcatccttTACAATTCTAACGCAGTTTGGATTGAGAACATAAGCTGTTGATGTCCCTCAGGGCTGTGTGGGCTTGGGGAAACCCTAACcatggaggaagggaaaagttaatCTGATACAGGTTAGTGAGACTTTGAGGAGAATTGCTTTCCTGGTAGGCCAGGCCATGACCATTGAGGCGGGATATCAGTGTGGTCTTAGTGCCGCTGAGACTTGTACAGGAAGTCCTCTCCTTGCTGCAGCCCTGCTGTGGACCAAGACAGGTCTGTACAATGCTAACCCACAATATGCTGGGAGTTGTGTTGAAGGATAGACAGTTTCCATACACTGCCTTCCCACAGGCTGTTGGGAGTTGTGTTGAAGGATAGACAGTTTCCATACACCGCCTTCCCACAGGCTGTTGGGAGTTGTGTTGAAGGATAGACAGTTTCCATACACTGCCTTCCCACAGGGTGTTGGGAATTGTGTTGAAGGATAGACAGTTTCCATACACCTCCTTCCCACAGGGTGTTGGGAGTTGTGTTGAAGGATAGACAGTTTCCATACACTGCCTTCCCACTGGGTGTTGGGAATTGTGTTGAAGGATAGACAGTTTCCATACACTGCCTTCCCACTGGGTGTTGGGAATTGTGTTGAAGGATAGACAGTTTCCATACACCTCCTTCCCACAGGGTGTTGGGAGTTGTGTTGAAGGATAGACAGTTTCCATACACCTCCTTCCCACAGGGTGTTGGGAGTTGTGTTGAAGGATAGACAGTTTCCATACACCTCCTTCCCACAGGGTGTTGGGAGTTGTGTTGAAGGATAGACAGTTTCCACACACTGCCTTCCCACAGGGTGTTGGGAGTTGTGTTGAAGGATAGACAGTTTCCACACACTACCCTTCACAGGCTGTTGGGAATTGTATTGAAGGATAGACAGTTTCCATATACCGCCTTCTTACAGGCTGTTGGGAATTGTGTTGAAGGATAGACAGTTTCCATACACAGCCTTCCAACAGGCTGTTGGGAGTTGTGTTGAAGGATAGACAGTTTCCATACACTGCCTTCCCACTGGGTGTTGGGAGTTGTGTTGAAGGATAGACAGTTTCTATACACTGCCTTCCCACTGGGTGTTGGGAGTTGTGTTGAAGGATAGACAGTTTCCATACACCGCCTTCCCACTGGGTGTTGGGAGTTGTGTTGAAGGATAGACTGTTTCCATACACCACCCTCCCACAGGCTGTTAGGAGTTGTGTTGAAGAAGAGATGAAAAGAAGTTAAACATTTTAGCTGAAgtttcttaaataataataaagccctAAAGCCTATCTCATTTTCAGAAAACACAAAAGATTCTATGATGGGAGGCCATGGTTTGTTTGTGTTTGCCTGTCACTTCTTGAACAAGTTCTGGGATGTCAGGGGTGCTGGGGTGTGCTGTGATGTGAAGACAGATTGGGTGTTAGGATATGCTGTGAGGTGAGGACAGATGGTGTTCTCTGTTCAAGGACTGGGGCAAATGACTGCACCAGCTTGAGCAGTGtctgggtctgccagggcctttgCCATACTTACATCCCAGTAGGATCCATTTTCTTTTCCACTCTTTGTTCATCATTGAGCCTGTGGGGAAGCACCATGACTGGTAGAATAACTGTCTTTGGACTGCATGCAACACTGATGGTGTCTTtgtatttctttgcagtggcagtatgGAGCCGGCCTTTCACAGGGGGGACCTGCTGTTCCTCACAAACTTCCGGGAAGACCCCATCAGAGCTGGTGAAATAGTTGTTTTTAAGGTTGAAGGACGAGACATTCCAATAGTTCACAGAGTAATCAAAGTTCATGAAAAGTAAAGAggttttacttgtttttatttagtcTTTGTACATTTTGGTGGATGGTTTTAATGAGTAACTGAAAAATAGCAAGAACACTGGGTTGTGTTCCTTTTCGGCCTTTTACTTGGGTGGGGTGACTTTGGACTAGCACCTGATGCCATCTGTAAACCTGTGGTAACTCAGGGTGCTCATGAGAACTAGTGAACTGATACTCCCTCAAACTGCTGCACACATGCAAGGGAGGTGCATTTTACTAGCTATGTGATGGGGCCTCAGAGCAGTCTAATCTCACCGTCACAGAGAATTGATGATTTTGATAGGAGAATTACTTATATATAATAAAGCAAGCTGCTTCTCTGTGTCACCAAAATGGCATTTTCAGCAGTACCACTAGCCCTAGGTAGGAAAACACTCCTTTCCCCAGTGCCTGTTGTGGGTTGGTCACGACGTAGCCTGTATGAATTCTCCCCCTACAGAGCTGTGCCTCTCTTAAATGCCAGTGAGTGCTTATTAAGACCTCAATAAGTCTGAATTGTTTCTTAGAACCCAAGCATTTAATTCCAGCTCAGATACCCGAAAGCATCCATGAGAGAATAAAAAtgttacattttatatatttggtGTATATATTCCCCCAACTTTTGTGCAGCTTGCTATAGAGCTACTTAATGACTTATAGAATTAAATTTAGACATGTTTATCTGCTTTAAATAATAGTActactgtgtgtgtgagagagagaagggggggcatAGAGGGGGATGGAAGGAGACAGAATTTAAATTGATAACTCATGGTGCTAGATTCTCATTCACTGCTTCCCTGTGCTTTCTGAAGATGCTGACATTTAAAATACTCTATCACACTGTCTGTTACAACAGTCCAGTTTCAGTGTGTGCTGACACACAGGCCCTGTTCTAATGATGACATGATGTCCCTTGTTAATCCTCTGAGGAAGAAACATGCTCAGGATGATTTATCAGCTCTCTCACCTGACTGAAGAAGAATTTCTGATGATGAAAAAATGTCCCGAGTTGAGCAAGCAATGATTATTTGCTGTAACTTGTACCAAGGGCTTTTAGCCTCTTGATTTCCTATGTCAGCATAGGTTCAAAtcagcttcctcttttttttctttttttcttttttttttttttttttttggtttttcgaggtagggtctcactctggtccaggctgacctggaattaactctgtagtctcagggtctcagggtggccttgaactcacggtgatcctcctacctctgccttccgagtgctgggattaaaggcgtgcgccaccacgcccggctagcttcCTCTTTTTGTCGTGGTTTCAAACGTTTGTGGCCTTTAAATATTTGGTCTCACTATAGGCATGAGACACTGTGCCCAGCTCTGAGTATTTGGTCTTACTGTGATGGTTCATCTTTTCATTTGTCTGTCTGAGAGACTGCCCTCTTTATTGCTCTGTAATGCTACAATTTTGTGCTTCTGATACCAAGTTTAGAATGAGTACCAGTTTAGTATCTTTAACAGGAACCCTACCTACCTGCTTGATATGCTGGTTTCACCCCACTTGGGACTATTTCCTTCCAAAGGGGTTTTTATACCACTGTACTTGGTGGTGAAGGAACTGCGGCATCAGCAGTTTGCTGTTTGGTGAGGACGAGCTTGAGGACAGGGAATAGCCCAGGTACATTGTAGGCACCCTGGGCGCAGGCCAGCTTGGTCTGGCCCCGTGTGCGTGTTGGAGTGCATGGACACACAAGCCATACCGACAGACTTGTTGGTGCACACCAAGAGGGAATGGAGACAGTTCAGGTCCAGCACAGGTGGTTAAGTCAGCTCATGTCCTGACTTCTGGCCCAGTCTGACTGAAACAAGCGTGGAAGAAAGTGGGCTGTGAACCTGAGAGATCTTGCCCTCTGGTGAGTGACACTGATGCTCttgttttcacatttaaaaaggAAGTTAGGTACCAGACTTTTCTTCATGTCAAGACTGCATGAGAGATGTGACTGTCATGCGGGCTGGGATGGCTCATCACTTTCCAGTGCCATGGTGTTTTGCTGTGCATGTTGTTTGTCAGGGTTACTTGGGTGTTTTGGAATTTATGTCTACAAAGTTGTTATGAGCTTAGTGCTTCTGTTGGACGGTCATGTGTAAGTGATCATCCGAGACCAAAGGAAGGTCAAGGAGCTTTGTCTCTCGGAGGCTCACATCTGACTGTGGTGACTGGGCTagactaatattttttttaatgatgctgTGCTGAAAATGATTTCTGAGAGGACGTCATTCTGCTTTCCAGAGATAATGGAGACGTCAAGTTTCTGACGAAAGGAGACAATAATGAAGTTGATGACAGAGGCTTGTATAAAGAAGGCCAGAACTGGCTGGAAAAGAAGGACGTGGTGGGCCGAGCGCGAGGGTGAGCTTCAGCATTGAGTTACAGAGGCGCCCCTCGGGCCAGGCAGGGCTTCGGGAGGAAGACACCCAGGTACCAGCCAACAGAGTCATCTGCTAGGGAGGTGCCACGTCAGGAGCGTTCCGAACAGTGCTGGATCGTTCTGTGAAGTGAGCCTAAAACATGCAGAAAGCCCTGCAGTCTGACACGGACTCTGAGTGCCTCGTCGACATCCTGGGCTTAATTCTGTGTCAGGATAACTCCTCACCCAGAGATCAGTTATTTTTGGATTTTAAATACCAGTGACCTACTAGAGATGGCCCCTGCTTAGCATTTCAGAGAATGTTCTGGACTCTGcctagcagatgtgtgtgtgtgtacctgacACACTATTCTCCTAGAAGGTGCTGAGTCTTCATACTGCTTCTAGAGACGGCCCCTGCTTAGCAGTCCATCTGCCTGACAGACATGTGGTGCACAGTCGCTCACTGACACCAACAAGAAGGGGCAGTAGCCTCTGGGTCAGGTCCATGTTCCTCTTTACAGAGCTGACTGCCGTGCTGTTGGGAACCGTAAATCTCATTAAGTTAGCTGCTCTGAGAGTCATTTGCActatttccttctgttttccaCATTTCAAGTTTTAggatgaatctctctctctctctttgaggcaagcccaacagactggccttttttttttttttaaatatgtgtgtgtgtgagcaagagaattggcacaccagagcctccagccactgcagtcagtttcagatgtgcgcccccttgtgctcatgtgtgaccttgcacacttgcatcactgtgcatctggttatgtgggacctggagagttgaacatgagtccttaggcttcacaggcgagcatcttaaccactaagccatctctctagaccgtATCTCTTTTgtattatgaaagagagagaggtagaaagagagagacttgatgttccagggcctccagccactgcattctgccaccatcttgtgcacatgtacaactcagcacacttgcatcaccttgtgcatctggcttatgtgggacatggagagtcgaacatgggtccttgaagcttcacaagcaagcaccttaactgctaagccatctctccagcttgaatctctctcttctcttctttttttaaaaatactttatttagttgagagagatagaaagaggcagaaagatagaatgggtgcaccagggcctctagccactgcaaacaagcccagacacatgtgccatcttgtatatctggcattacatgggtactcaggttcttaggttttgcaggcaagtgcctttaccactgagccatttcttctaCCCTATGATGAATCTCTTAATGCATGATTATTTCAACCAGGAGTTTGGATCAATAAGTCACACCAAAAACTAGTGAAAgagctttttctcctctctcagtGACCCTTGTCAGCAGTGTTTTCTTACTGTCTCAGTCTCATGAGACAGGCAAGATGGCTACCACTTGTCCAGGCGTTTCATATCAGGTAAGACCTCTTCGCAAGTcattacccattttctttctgctgCGCTTGCAGTTGAGTCTCTGCAGAGACATGAGGAGGATTTCTGGCTGGCTGGGTCTGTGTCTCTGACTGCGGGCAGGAGAGAGGCTGGAACTACCAGCTGTTGACTGGGGACACCATGGGTGTGACCCCATTTCCCATTAGCACAGACTCGGGCAGCCTGGTTGCCCATTGATACTGATGTTTTCAGGATACTCATTGGCTCTGCTCCTTCCTCCCCAGATTAGCATCACTTTTGAGAAGTTGTAGGACTCAGGTTTCTATCCACTGCCCAATCAACTCATTTGTTACATCCGAAAAGCCCTGGCATGAAATGCGATTCTTCTAGTGATACTCCACGTGCTTTCAAGCTCGTGTGTACTCCCTTCTCTCAGAGAATATGCATACTTTGCCTTTTTAAAGCCCTGCTTCACAGTGGTGTCTACATAGGCCTCCTAAAAAAGAGCTGCATTTGTGAGAGTTGCTTATTCTGTGTATATCAACGGTTCAACtaattattttaattgtaaaaatgaagaaaagtagCCTTGCTAGCTTAAGTCCTGGGCCAGCTTAGCCCTGCCCCGGCTCTGAGCTCCAGTGTGCGTTCCTCATCAAGCCGCTGGGGACAGGAGTAAGACGCTACCCTGCAGCCCTGGGAAGGTTGACTTAGAGTTGTCAGATGTtgctattatattttaaattttatatttctttttatcccGTTACTCAGGTTCTTACCGTACGTGGGTATGGTCACCATCATCATGAATGACTACCCGAAGTTCAAGGTAGGAACCCGTCTGTCTGCAGTTGCACCACATTGAGCCACTGGAGCTGTGCACCCATCTGTACAGAAGCAGTTGATGTGAAATGTTTTGCCAGCAATttttttgcaggttttttttcacttaaatcattaacattttaattatttgaagtaGTTCCTTTTATCTGTTATGTTCTGAAATAGTACTCATGTGGTCATTGCTCCCCATGGGAGGTTTTTAACAAAGAAGGACGTAAAAAAACCAGTTACGTTTATCTACCAATCTCAGCAGAAATAgcatctctattaaaaaaaaaaatcacctgaaaGACAATAGGAAACCTACTTAGGAGTTTGTTCTGCATCACTGGCCTTGCCGGGTGTTTGATCCTGAGACCATTGGTGTATTTTTGGCTCTTTAGCCAATGTGGCATTGAACAGCTCATTGCAGAACAAGGCATGTGGGAGGGAGGTCATTTCATCGCACCCTCGAGTCCGCCACTGAACAGACTTCGTCTGAATACACTCATGGGCCGCATGCTGTGTAGGCCTGGCGGTAATTTTCCACTGTGCTTTCTTTACAGTACGCTCTTCTGGCTGTGATGGGCGCATATGTGTTACTGAAACGTGAATCCTAACATGAGAAGCTGTGCCTGGGACCAGATTGAAATGAATTCTgttgaaaaagagaaaagctaATATATTTGAAATGTTCCACTTTCTGTATAAAAGGAAACCATGTGGAGATGTTTTTGTCTTGTCCAAATAAATGATTCATCAGTAAAGATGGTTTTCTTTTGTGGACTCTGATTGGAACTGGTGCTGGTGGTAGAGGGGACGAGGCATTGTCCTCATGGTTCAGTTACAGTGCCTGAGCTTCAGAATAAAACTCGTAGCTCGGTATGATTCCTCTGAGAGAAGACTTTAAAGGAGATGGCTTTGTTTATTACattcaataaattaataaagtctACAACCTTTCAGAAGGAAAGGATCTAATAtacttgtcttttttgttttttgtggtacaACACACCTTGGGGCACTTGGAGAAGTAGTGAGTTATAAAAGCAGTGTGTGCACCTTTGAAAACCTAAAACTACAGAAGAGTGAAGCATGCTCCTTTGTTCAGTGCCCCCTTTCCATTTCCCAGGGATCTCTGCTATGACCCTTGGGCATCTGTACTCTGGGTAGCCCTGCATCTAAAATAGTCCCTCGTTGGAGTATTGATCAGTCTTAAGACCCTTCTCCCAACTGTCCTGAGGAGCCAGGGAGTGCAGCTCCCGTCCTGATGGAAACTGTGGGTGGAAGAGAGAATAAATCTGGTGGTTTAGGGAGTGATAATTGCTGTGAGGAAGGTGAGCAGATGGACATGACAGAATTTCTTGCTTtcgtgtggagatcagggaagcTGTCTAGGCAG
This sequence is a window from Jaculus jaculus isolate mJacJac1 chromosome 15, mJacJac1.mat.Y.cur, whole genome shotgun sequence. Protein-coding genes within it:
- the Sec11c gene encoding signal peptidase complex catalytic subunit SEC11C isoform X1, with the translated sequence MVRAGAVGTHLPASGLDIFGDLRKMNKRQLYYQVLNFAMIVSSALMIWKGLIVLTGSESPIVVVLSGSMEPAFHRGDLLFLTNFREDPIRAGEIVVFKVEGRDIPIVHRVIKVHEKDNGDVKFLTKGDNNEVDDRGLYKEGQNWLEKKDVVGRARGFLPYVGMVTIIMNDYPKFKYALLAVMGAYVLLKRES
- the Sec11c gene encoding signal peptidase complex catalytic subunit SEC11C isoform X2 — its product is MVRAGAVGTHLPASGLDIFGDLRKMNKRQLYYQVLNFAMIVSSALMIWKGLIVLTGSESPIVVVLSGSMEPAFHRGDLLFLTNFREDPIRAGEIVVFKVEGRDIPIVHRVIKVHEKFLPYVGMVTIIMNDYPKFKYALLAVMGAYVLLKRES